In a genomic window of Drosophila albomicans strain 15112-1751.03 chromosome 4, ASM965048v2, whole genome shotgun sequence:
- the LOC117573216 gene encoding probable H/ACA ribonucleoprotein complex subunit 1 → MGFGRPQGGGGRGFRGGGSRGGGGGFNSRGGFKRGGPRGGGGGGGGRGAFDQGPPERVIPLGNFSYVCQNDLVCKVEIEDVPYFNAPIFLENKEQIGKIDEIFGTVRDYSVSIKLSDNVYANSFAPSQTLFIDPGKLLPIARFLPKPPQPKGAKKRAGGSGVGGGFRGRGTGMGNRGGARGGGGGFRGSSRGGNGGGFSRGRGGGGGRGGGGGRGRW, encoded by the exons ATGGGTTTCGGACGTCCTCAAGGAGGTGGCGGAAGAG GTTTTCGTGGCGGTGGATCCCGAGGAGGCGGAGGTGGATTTAATTCTCGAGGTGGATTCAAAAGAGGTGGACCAcgtggaggtggaggtggaggcggCGGACGTGGTGCCTTTGATCAAGGACCTCCCGAGCGCGTTATACCACTGGGCAATTTTAGTTATGTGTGTCAAAACGACTTAGTTTGCAAGGTGGAGATTGAAGACGTTCCATATTTTAATGCGCCCATATTTCTTGAAAACAAAGAACAGATTGGAAAAATTGATGAAATCTTTGGGACTGTTAGAGATTACTCTGTATCTATCAAACTGTCGGATAATGTATACGCAAACAGCTTCGCTCCAAGTCAAACTTTGTTTATTGACCCAGGAAAACTTTTGCCAATTGCAAGATTTCTACCAAAACCACCACAGCCCAAAGGAGCGAAGAAAAGAGCTGGTGGAAGTGGCGTAGGAGGTGGCTTTCGAGGTCGCGGAACTGGAATGG gtAACCGAGGAGGTGCTcgtggcggtggtggtggaTTTAGAGGTTCAAGTCGTGGTGGAAACGGTGGTGGATTCAGTAGGGGTCGCGGAGGTGGTGGAGGACGCGGAGGTGGGGGAGGACGCGGACGTTGGTAA